Genomic DNA from Sporosarcina sp. ANT_H38:
TACCTGACATTTTTCCGAATACGAAATCTGTTTCCCCAACACTAGCACTCATTCAACACATTCCCTTCTGTAAAGCGTTCTAGTAAGTCGGGATGCTTGAGTCCCACCGCTATTAAAGGACCTCATAGAAAGCGTACCTGACCCCTTTCAGTCGACTAGACCTGCAAGAGGTAGGTACTCAGGATGCTTTCTTTTACTAAAATCACTATTAGTTTGAAAAATTATTATTTCTTTTTCTGAACACGTTCGCGCTCATTTTTGTCAAGTATCTTCTTACGAAGTCTGATTGATACTGGCGTTACTTCGCAATACTCGTCGTCATCCAGATATTGTAACGCTTCTTCAAGCGACATAATACGTGGTTTTTTAGTTGAAACTGTCTGGTCTTTAGAAGCTGAACGAACGTTTGTCGCTTGTTTCGCTTTCGTTAAGTTGATTGTCAAATCAGTTTCGCGTGTATTTTCACCAACAACCATTCCAGCGTAGATCTCAGTTCCGGCACCAACAAACATGATTCCGCGATCTTCCAATTGCATGATGCTGTAAGGTGTAGCCGTTCCGTTCTCCATTGAAACTAGAACACCATTTCTACGGCCACCGACTCTACCTTTTGACATTGGCTGGTAAGAATCGAACGTATGGTTCATAATTCCGTAACCTCTTGTCAATGTAAGGAATTCAGTTGAATATCCGATCAATCCTCGTGCAGGTACATTGAATATTAAACGAACTTGTCCGTTACCATTGTTGATCATGTCGAGCATTTCACCTTTACGCTCACCAATTGACTCGATGATACTACCAGTATGCTCTTCAGGAATGTCAATTTGTAAACGTTCAATAGGCTCACAACGAACGCCATCAATTTCTTTTACGATTACTGAAGGTTTCGAAACTTGTAATTCAAACCCTTCACGACGCATGTTTTCAATAAGGATTGAAAGATGAAGCTCACCGCGACCTGAAACAGTCCATGCATCAGGTGAATCAGTTGGATCTACACGAAGAGAAACGTCAGTTTGCAATTGTGATTGAAGGCGTTCGTCGATTTTTCTAGACGTTACCCATTTACCTTCTTTACCCGCAAACGGGCTATTGTTTACAAGGAATGTCATTTGAAGCGTTGGTTCGTCAATGAACAATTCCGGAAGTGCTTCCAGATGATCTGCAGGACAGATTGTTTCACCTACGTCAATTGCTTCCATTCCAGATACAGCAACAAGATCTCCAGAGAAAGCTTCTTGGATATCTACGCGTTTCAAACCAAGGAATCCGGACATCTTTGTAACACGGTAGCTTTTCACAGTACCGTCACGCTTCATAACTGAAACCGATTGTCCAACTTGCATCGTTCCACGGAAAATCCGTCCGATACCGATACGGCCGACATAATCGCTGTAGTCAAGAAGTGATACTTGGAACTGTAAAGGCTCGTCGCGATTATCAATCGGAGCTGGGATATGTTCTAGAATTGCGTCATAAAGTACACGCAATGTTTCTTCTTGTGTTGAAATGTCTGGTGATTCGCTTGCAGTACCGTTGAATCCTGAAGCATAAATAACAGGGAATTCAAGTTGTTCGTCATTAGCATCAAGTTCGATGAATAACTCAAGAACTTCATCAACTACTTCTTCCGGACGAGCAAATTCACGGTCAATTTTATTAACGACAACGATTGGTTTCAAGTTCTGCTCAAGCGCTTTTTTCAGTACAAAACGCGTTTGTGGCATACACCCTTCGTATGAATCGACAACAAGAATTACACCATCTACCATTTTCAAAATACGTTCCACTTCTCCGCCGAAATCAGCGTGACCTGGTGTATCCAAAATGTTGATTTTTGTATCTTTATATTCAATTGCTGTATTCTTTGCAAGAATCGTAATTCCGCGTTCACGTTCAATTTCATTTGAGTCCATTGCACGTTCATCTACTTGTTCGTTAGAACGGAAGATTCCCGATTGCTTTAAAAGTTGATCGACAAGCGTCGTTTTTCCGTGGTCGACGTGGGCGATAATTGCTATGTTACGTAAGTCACTTCTAAGTTTAGTCATGATTTCACTCCATTATTCTTTTTTCGGTTGATTAACTGTGTTATTATAGCACATGTATTGATAATTCGAAAACATTTAATTGTAGATGGAGGTATTTTTTTGAAAAACATCAAATGGATTTTCGTTTTTTATGCCATTGCCGCTGTCGCTTCAATGTGTGCAATCGGTGTCGCAGTCGGCATGAGCAGCCCTACGATTGCAATTATAGCAATCGTTGCATTAATCCTAATTATGGGTAACGGATTTAAAACAAAAAAGAAATATAGAGAACAAGGTCTACTTTAATAATACACTTTTCAAATGTGACGTTTCAGGGTAATCGGTGTATCCGGTACTTGTAACGTCCTTTTTTTATTGTTTTAGATGGATATAGTTTGTCACTATATCTTGATGTAATCCAGGCCTCGCTACTATAAAAGTATCCTGCCCAAGAAGATGCGGGATATCCCCTTTCATGTTTGTTGCAACAGCACCTACCTCCTGCGCAATAACAATTCCACCGGCAATATCCCACGGCGACAACCTCATAGACATATATGCATCCAGCCTTCCAGAAGAGACATATGCAAGCTCCAGCGCTGCTGATCCATATGACCTTGTCCCTCTGCATGTTTTAATCAGTTCAATAATTTTTTCGTTATCGACGAAGCTATTCGGAGCTACCCAACTTGCATTAATCCCAATAACAGCATCCGCTAGTGGTGTAATCTCCAATTGTGGCAGCCTTTCATCATTGAAGTAAGCTCCCCCGTCTTTAACGGCATGATAAAAATCATCACGCATCACATCATAAATATAACCAAGCATCCCGACACCGTCCGCATATATTCCAAGTGAAATGGCGAAATTCCGCTTTTGGTGAATGAAATTCATCGTTCCATCTATAGGGTCGAGCATCCAAACAACCCCTGCTAG
This window encodes:
- a CDS encoding YlaF family protein, whose amino-acid sequence is MKNIKWIFVFYAIAAVASMCAIGVAVGMSSPTIAIIAIVALILIMGNGFKTKKKYREQGLL
- the typA gene encoding translational GTPase TypA, with product MTKLRSDLRNIAIIAHVDHGKTTLVDQLLKQSGIFRSNEQVDERAMDSNEIERERGITILAKNTAIEYKDTKINILDTPGHADFGGEVERILKMVDGVILVVDSYEGCMPQTRFVLKKALEQNLKPIVVVNKIDREFARPEEVVDEVLELFIELDANDEQLEFPVIYASGFNGTASESPDISTQEETLRVLYDAILEHIPAPIDNRDEPLQFQVSLLDYSDYVGRIGIGRIFRGTMQVGQSVSVMKRDGTVKSYRVTKMSGFLGLKRVDIQEAFSGDLVAVSGMEAIDVGETICPADHLEALPELFIDEPTLQMTFLVNNSPFAGKEGKWVTSRKIDERLQSQLQTDVSLRVDPTDSPDAWTVSGRGELHLSILIENMRREGFELQVSKPSVIVKEIDGVRCEPIERLQIDIPEEHTGSIIESIGERKGEMLDMINNGNGQVRLIFNVPARGLIGYSTEFLTLTRGYGIMNHTFDSYQPMSKGRVGGRRNGVLVSMENGTATPYSIMQLEDRGIMFVGAGTEIYAGMVVGENTRETDLTINLTKAKQATNVRSASKDQTVSTKKPRIMSLEEALQYLDDDEYCEVTPVSIRLRKKILDKNERERVQKKK
- a CDS encoding inositol monophosphatase family protein; the protein is MEWGIIDRYAKSLIKEAGHKIRVSFFNQIDIDSKSSANDLVTNIDREIEQFFISRIKRDFPNHRILGEEGFGDDVQTLAGVVWMLDPIDGTMNFIHQKRNFAISLGIYADGVGMLGYIYDVMRDDFYHAVKDGGAYFNDERLPQLEITPLADAVIGINASWVAPNSFVDNEKIIELIKTCRGTRSYGSAALELAYVSSGRLDAYMSMRLSPWDIAGGIVIAQEVGAVATNMKGDIPHLLGQDTFIVARPGLHQDIVTNYIHLKQ